DNA sequence from the Desulfovibrio sp. genome:
GTTTTTCCATTTTTCACCCCTACCCCTTGCAGCAATATAATTGCGTCCACAGTAGGCGGGGGCTTGATAATTTGTAAAATTTATTTTTATCATGAACAAATCAGTTCATCTTATTTTAAGGAGGTCAGCAGCTATGGAAATCCCGGCAGACACGCGCAGTATCACCCTTGAACATATGCGGGCTTTTATTGCCGTGGCCCACAGCCGCAGCTTTCAAAAAGCCGGGGAGCAGCTTTGCCGCAGCCAGTCGGCGGTGACGCAGTCTGTCAAAAGGCTGGAGGCGCACCTCAACTGCACGTTGGTGGAGAGAGGCAACGGGCATACCTTTGGCCTCACCACAGCGGGGCAGCGCATCTTGCCGGAACTGGAGGATATTCTGCTGCGCTTTGACGCGGTGCTGCGCGCAGCCCGGCAACCTGAATTGCGGGGGCGCATCACGGTAGGGATTCCGCCAAGTTTCAGCACGGTAGAATTGCAGGCTGCCGTGGCCCGCCTGCTGGCCCTGAACCCTGACCTTCAGATCGGCGTCATTTCGGCCATGTCTGCGGATATTGACCGCATGCTGGCGGACGGCAGCCTGGACGTGGCCCTGATCAACCAATACCGCTTTGACAGCAGCCACGCGCCCGAGGGCATATTCGAGGTATTGGCGCAGCAGCCTCTGCACTGGGCAAGCGGCGGGTACATGGAGCTTGCGCCGACCGTGCCCGTGCCGCTGGCTACCTACAGCGAGGGCAGCCCCTGGCGCTCCGCCACGCTGGAAGCCCTCAATACCGCAGGCAGAAGCTATGATTTTGCCTATGTGAGCGCCTCGTACGAAAGCCTGTGCAGCTCGGTGCTGGCGGGTTTTGGCATAACCGCCCTGCCCGATTGGGATATGGACGGACGCTTTGTCATCCTTGACGGCACGTGCGGCCTGCCGCCTCTGCCGCAGGTGCGAACAGTGCTTAAAACAGCCGCGACCAGCCCGGTGCTGCGGCAGTTTTGCGACTTCATCATGCAACTGCCATTTTTTAAAAACCTGCGCCCTCAAGCCTGAGCACCGCACGCAAAAAGCCCCCGAATCCTGAGATCCGAGGGCCTGAATCAGCTATGAACGCCGCCGAGCGGCATGGACTAGGGTTTGTTAACTCTATGAGCAATTTTGTTCTCTGCCAAGGAAGGAAGCCTTTTTATGAAGGGAGTGTACTCCCTTCGGTACTCGACCGAAATAAAAAGGCTTCCTGACGCAGACAGAGGGCAAAAGAGCCATAGTGCACAGGCCCTAGCCTCTGTCTTCCAGCGCCGCCACAGAAGGCAACACCTTGCCTTCCAGCAGTTCCAGCGATGCGCCGCCGCCAGTGGAGATATAGCCCATTTTTTCGGACAGGCCGTACTTTTCCACCGCAGCCACGGAATCACCGCCGCCCACCACCACAAAGGCCTTGGAATCAGCAAGATAGTGCGCCAGTTCCTTGGTGCCTTCGCCAAAGGGATCAGTTTCAAACGCGCCCACAGGGCCGTTCCACACCACAGTGGCAACCTTGGACAGCAACTTTTTGTACTGCGCAATCGTGTCTCGGCCTACGTCCAGAATCATCTGGTCGGCGGGCACGTCGCCCACGGCGCGGGTGGTAGCCGCCTGACCGGGGGCCAGTTCCTCGGCGGTCACAACATCCACGGGCAGGGGCAGTTCTCTGTTAAGATTTTTGGCCTGCTCCATGATGCGCTTGGCGTCCGTCACCAGATCTTCCTCGTACAGAGACTTGCCGACCATATACCCGGCAGCCGCAAGAAAGGTATTGGCAATGCCGCCGCCCACGATAAGCACGTCCACTTTTTCCAGCAGATTTTCCAGCAGGGCCAGCTTGGTGGACACCTTGGAACCGCCGATAATGGCAGCAAGCGGACGGGCGGGATTGTTCAGCACCTTGGCAAAGGCATCCAGCTCCGCCTGGAGCAGCGGCCCGGCGCAGGCAACCTTGGCAACGCGCACCGCACCCTCGGTGGAGGCATGCGCGCGGTGGGCCGCCCCAAAGGCGTCCATCACATATACATCACCCAGGGCGGCAAGCTGCGCGGCCAGAGCGGGGTCGTTCTTTTTCTCGCCCTTGAGAAAACGCACGTTCTCAAGCAGGGTCACGGTGCCGGGAGCAGCCTTGGCTTCTTCCAGCGTGGCGGCGAGGGCAACAGGTTTGCCCAGCAGCTCGGAAAGGCGGGCGGCCACGGGCTTGAGGGAGAACTGCTCTTCATACTGCCCTTCTGTGGGGCGGCCCAGATGCGAAAGCAGCACCACGCCCGCGCCTTTTTCAAGGGCCGTGGTAATGGTGGGCACCGAAGCGCGGATGCGCTTGTCGTTGGATACCTGTCCGTCCTTCATGGGCACGTTCAGGTCTTCGCGAATCACAACGGTTTTGCCGGTCAGGTCCAGATCCTGCATTTTTTTGATGGGCATATGCGTTCTCCCTGTAAGAGGATTTGCTTCGTTCTGTCGGTCAGTTACTTCCCAAGCTGCCGGAAAAGGCCTTCCGCCACTTCCAGCACATGCGCCACGGTAAAGCCCAGACGCTCAAAAACGATCTTGGCAGGGGCGGAAGCGCCAAAACGCTCCATACCGACCACCGCGCCGTCCAGGCCCACATACTTGCGCCAGTAATCCGCAGCGGCGGCTTCAATGGCAATGCGGGCGCGCACGCCACGGGGCAATACGCTTTCCTTGTAGGCCGCGTCCTGCGCGTCAAAAATCTCTGCGCAGGGCATGGAGACTACGCGGGCCTTGCGGCCATCGGCGGTCAGCTGATCAGCGGCTTCAAGGGCAAGCGACACTTCGGAACCAGTGGCTATAAGGATGATCTCGGGCGTGCCTTCGCAGTCGCGCAGCACATAGCCGCCGCGTGCGATGGCTTCCACCTGGGCGGCATCGCGCTGGCAGAAAGGCAGATTCTGGCGCGAGAGCGAAAGCCCGGTGGGCGTGTGGACGCTTTCAAGGGCGCTACGCCAGGCCACGGCGGTTTCCACCGTGTCGCAGGGACGCCACAGATTGAAATTGGGCATAAGGCGCAGCATGCCGAGCTGTTCCACAGGCTGGTGGGTGGGGCCGTCTTCGCCCACGCCGATGGAGTCGTGCGTCAGCACCCACACGGCGCGGATGCCCATGATGGCAGCCAGCCGCAGGGCGTTCTTGGCCTGATCGGCAAAGGACATGAACGTGCCCGCGTAGGGGATGAACCCGCCGTGCAGGGCAAAGCCGTTCATGATGGCGCTCATACCGAATTCGCGCACGCCGTAGGAAACATAGTTGCCCTTGTGGGTCTGCACGTCCATATGCTCGGAGGCGCTGGTCAACGTACCCACGGAGCCGGTGAGGTCGGCTGAGCCGCCCACAAGTTCGGGCAGGCGGGGCACGAGGCATTCAAGGGTTTTCTTGGAGGCCACGCGCGTTGCCGTTGTTTCGGCCTTGCTCACGGCTTCTTCAATCATGCCACGCGCAATGGCGGCCCAGTCTTCGGGCAGTTCGCCGCGCATACGGCGGGTAAATTCTGCGGCAAGCTCGGGATTGGCCTTGGCGTAGGCGGCATAGGTATGCTCCCAGGCGGCCTCGGCAGCCTTGCCCTTTTCACGCGCGTCCCATGCGGAATACAGTTCCTGCGGCACGGTAAAGGGCTCTTCGGTCCAGCCCAGAGCCGCGCGGGTGGCTGCAATGCCATCGTCGCCAAGGGGCGAGCCGTGGCAGGATGCGGAATCGGCCTTGGGCGAACCAAAACCAATGTGGGTGCGGCAGATGATCAGGCTGGGACGGCTGTGGTCGGCCTTGGCTTCGGCAATGGCGGCGTCCAGAGCGGCGGCGTCGTGCCCGTTGATGGGGCCGATGACCTGCCAGTGGTAGGCGCGGAAGCGAGCCGCCACGTCTTCGTTGAACCAGCCGTCAATCTTGCCGTCAATGGAAATACCGTTGGAGTCATAAAGGGCTATGAGCTTGCCCAGGCCCCAGGTGCCAGCCAGAGAGCAGGCCTCGTGCGAAACGCCTTCCATGAGGCAGCCGTCGCCCGTGAACACATAGGTGTGGTGATCCACAACCGTGTGCTCGGGCGTGTTGTAGCGGGCGGCCAGCATGCTTTCGGCCAGCGCCATGCCCACGGCGGAAGAAATGCCCTGCCCCAACGGGCCGGTGGTCATTTCAATGCCCAGATCAGGCTCGTATTCAGGGTGCCCTGCGGTTTTGGCCCCCCACTGGCGGAAGTTGCGCAGTTCCTCCATGGGCAGATCATAGCCCGTGAGGTGCAGCAAGGCATAGAGCAGCATGGAGGCATGACCGTTGGAAAGCACAAAGCGGTCGCGGTCAAACCAGCGGGGATTGCTCGGATTGTGCTTGAAACCGTGACGCCACAGGGCTTCGGCCATGTCGGCCATGCCCAGAGGTGCGCCGGGGTGACCGGAGCGGGCTTTTTCAATGGCGTCCATGGCAAGGGCGCGGATGGCATTGGCGCACTGTCTGCGGGTGGGCATGACTCTTTCCTCTACTTTTGCGTGATATGGTTGGCGGCGCGGCGTCTCAGGGCATCCTCCGCATGGCGGGGCGTTTTGCCCGCAAGCGGAGCCTTAAAGGCGGCAAGCCGTTTTTCGTAAGGTTTGTGGCCAAAAAAGGCCGAGCCGGACACAAGCACTTCCGCCCCGGCGTCCACAAGCTCGGCCGTGTTTTCGGGGCATACGCCGCCGTCGATCTGGATGAGCGCCTCGGCCCCGCCGTTG
Encoded proteins:
- a CDS encoding phosphoglycerate kinase, coding for MPIKKMQDLDLTGKTVVIREDLNVPMKDGQVSNDKRIRASVPTITTALEKGAGVVLLSHLGRPTEGQYEEQFSLKPVAARLSELLGKPVALAATLEEAKAAPGTVTLLENVRFLKGEKKNDPALAAQLAALGDVYVMDAFGAAHRAHASTEGAVRVAKVACAGPLLQAELDAFAKVLNNPARPLAAIIGGSKVSTKLALLENLLEKVDVLIVGGGIANTFLAAAGYMVGKSLYEEDLVTDAKRIMEQAKNLNRELPLPVDVVTAEELAPGQAATTRAVGDVPADQMILDVGRDTIAQYKKLLSKVATVVWNGPVGAFETDPFGEGTKELAHYLADSKAFVVVGGGDSVAAVEKYGLSEKMGYISTGGGASLELLEGKVLPSVAALEDRG
- a CDS encoding LysR family transcriptional regulator; translation: MEIPADTRSITLEHMRAFIAVAHSRSFQKAGEQLCRSQSAVTQSVKRLEAHLNCTLVERGNGHTFGLTTAGQRILPELEDILLRFDAVLRAARQPELRGRITVGIPPSFSTVELQAAVARLLALNPDLQIGVISAMSADIDRMLADGSLDVALINQYRFDSSHAPEGIFEVLAQQPLHWASGGYMELAPTVPVPLATYSEGSPWRSATLEALNTAGRSYDFAYVSASYESLCSSVLAGFGITALPDWDMDGRFVILDGTCGLPPLPQVRTVLKTAATSPVLRQFCDFIMQLPFFKNLRPQA
- the tkt gene encoding transketolase; translated protein: MPTRRQCANAIRALAMDAIEKARSGHPGAPLGMADMAEALWRHGFKHNPSNPRWFDRDRFVLSNGHASMLLYALLHLTGYDLPMEELRNFRQWGAKTAGHPEYEPDLGIEMTTGPLGQGISSAVGMALAESMLAARYNTPEHTVVDHHTYVFTGDGCLMEGVSHEACSLAGTWGLGKLIALYDSNGISIDGKIDGWFNEDVAARFRAYHWQVIGPINGHDAAALDAAIAEAKADHSRPSLIICRTHIGFGSPKADSASCHGSPLGDDGIAATRAALGWTEEPFTVPQELYSAWDAREKGKAAEAAWEHTYAAYAKANPELAAEFTRRMRGELPEDWAAIARGMIEEAVSKAETTATRVASKKTLECLVPRLPELVGGSADLTGSVGTLTSASEHMDVQTHKGNYVSYGVREFGMSAIMNGFALHGGFIPYAGTFMSFADQAKNALRLAAIMGIRAVWVLTHDSIGVGEDGPTHQPVEQLGMLRLMPNFNLWRPCDTVETAVAWRSALESVHTPTGLSLSRQNLPFCQRDAAQVEAIARGGYVLRDCEGTPEIILIATGSEVSLALEAADQLTADGRKARVVSMPCAEIFDAQDAAYKESVLPRGVRARIAIEAAAADYWRKYVGLDGAVVGMERFGASAPAKIVFERLGFTVAHVLEVAEGLFRQLGK